From one Triticum urartu cultivar G1812 chromosome 3, Tu2.1, whole genome shotgun sequence genomic stretch:
- the LOC125545077 gene encoding stomatal closure-related actin-binding protein 1: MRVPQMTRVIHDSGEGMQKDALDMVSSDVNFPKGHFPDYRIGPNNQIIDPEETHEVVPLKEIVAKETTQLLEQRKRLSVRDLREKFEKGLSGASKLSEEAKRREAASLDRQVLLKKLRDVLDTLKGRVAGRNRDDADEAISLVEALAVQLTQREGELIYEKAEVKKLASFLKQATEDARKVAEEERALALAEIEKSRAAIEKVEKALQEQDSASSSREKEEIEELRKEIREARRIKMLHQPSKVMDMQFELQGLRTLISEKTQLCNQLKKELAMIKRLEQDSSKLFELEGSDTLGSQFRIVPRVDGAPDISSCPAQWYRVISGGHRELISGATRLTYAPEPFDVGQLLQAEIILKADKVTVQTDGPINHASGLEHYVESLMKRADIEFNVVVTQMNGNDYASKSVHVFHIGKLRVKLRKGRSTKARESYSTTMKLCGSRGGGNAAACAVFWQTRKGLSYTLAFETDRDRNAAIMLARKFASSCNVVLAGPGDQVHGGG; encoded by the exons ATGAG AGTACCGCAGATGACAAGGGTCATCCATGACTCGGGAGAAGGCATGCAGAAAGATGCACTTGACATGGTATCCTCTGATGTTAACTTCCCCAAGGGCCACTTTCCAGACTACAGGATTGGGCCAAACAACCAAATCATTGACCCAGAGGAGACGCACGAGGTTGTGCCTTTGAAGGAGATTGTTGCGAAAGAAACAACACAACTGCTAGAGCAGCGAAAGCGGCTGTCAGTGCGTGATCTCAGGGAGAAGTTTGAGAAGGGTCTGTCTGGTGCCTCCAAGTTGTCTGAAGAG GCTAAGCGGCGAGAAGCAGCTTCCCTGGACAGGCAGGTTCTTCTGAAGAAGCTCAGAGATGTTCTAGACACGCTGAAAGGCCGTGTGGCTGGTCGAAACAGAGATGATGCTGATGAAGCTATCTCGCTG GTGGAAGCACTAGCAGTTCAACTTACTCAAAGAGAAGGTGAATTAATTTATGAGAAGGCTGAAGTAAAAAAGTTGGCTAGCTTCCTCAAGCAG GCTACTGAAGATGCCCGAAAGGTAGCTGAAGAGGAAAGAGCTCTTGCACTCGCTGAAATTGAAAAATCTAGAGCTGCAATAGAAAAAGTTGAGAAAGCGTTGCAGGAGCAGGATTCAGCATCAAGTAGCAGAGAGAAGGAG GAGATAGAGGAACTTAGGAAAGAGATTCGAGAGGCTAGACGAATAAAAATGCTACACCAGCCAAGCAAG GTAATGGACATGCAGTTTGAGCTTCAGGGACTGCGTACACTTATATCAGAAAAAACACAGCTTTGCAATCAGTTAAAGAAAGAG CTTGCCATGATCAAGAGGCTTGAACAAGATAGCTCTAAACTCTTTGAGCTTGAAGGTTCTGATACTCTTGGATCACAGTTCCGTATTGTCCCTCGAGTTGATGGTGCTCCAGACATCTCAAGCTGTCCAGCTCAGTGGTACCGTGTAATTTCCGGAGGCCACAGAGAGCTCATATCGG GTGCAACGAGACTTACTTATGCTCCAGAGCCATTTGATGTTGGCCAATTGTTGCAAGCAGAGATAATTTTGAAAGCAGATAAAGTTACGGTTCAGACAGATGGCCCTATAAATCATG CTTCAGGACTGGAACATTATGTGGAATCGCTAATGAAAAGGGCGGATATTGAGTTCAAT GTGGTAGTAACCCAAATGAATGGGAATGACTACGCATCAAAATCTGTCCATGTATTTCATATTGGAAAGCTGAGAGTGAAGCTTCGGAAAGGAAGGTCTACAAAAGCAAGGGAGTCATATTCCACCACAATGAAG TTGTGTGGAAGCCGAGGTGGTGGTAATGCTGCGGCCTGTGCAGTCTTCTGGCAAACTAGGAAAGGCCTATCCTACACTCTAGCTTTCGAGACGGACAGGGATAGGAATGCCGCGATTATGCTTGCTCGGAAATTTGCTTCCAGTTGCAAC GTTGTTCTTGCTGGACCAGGCGATCAAGTCCACGGTGGTGGCTGA